Proteins co-encoded in one Armatimonadota bacterium genomic window:
- a CDS encoding copper resistance protein CopC, which produces MLLGLLVLGAAAMTASPAAAHAVLERATPAPGSRLEAPPRQLVLRFTEPVDASFSGAVVRDAAGATVSGRAATGADGRTVVVPLRSLGTGVYTVRWRVLSLVDGHQTAGAFVFAVGQEAPGALGTSAPSGAVATPPAVLVGARWTATAAAMVLFGATWVRATLAAPTLPALAAAAAGAALGRLRRLTMAAAGTLVAATAVDVVAQASLAFDQPALAVVARGGVATFLVSTRPGQSALWRAALALVLLAPPSPSGRILQLTGLLWLVLVGLMTTALGGLSALGSAHGTLVVLTSSVYGMLGVLAASLLPQIRDVRVPAMRPVPLATAALLLLGFTLSSHAAGAGVVAGVVDWVHLVAAATWLGGLAAVVVAVAPASAPERAALAAVLVPRASRVAAVALGAVAVTGAYAAGLHVPGLRALVDTLYGRGLLVKALLVAAVAALGAVNRFRLVPQVLGAGVAEGARPADPTAAGPLVLLQPPDPAAATRSPTPRSAAADAPPHATGAALAGLLRVVRLELAVAALVVGVATVIALAPPARTVSEQQAASASVQRPLVFASLVGGLRVGLVVAPAGAPGWSRYEVTARYADGRPLDPDSRVLLRFVELAEETEVVVPTLRGAGPGRAVGEGAELAVAGWWELVVTVRRRGQPDVVLGFPFVAGPQRPAPDPQAQRLLERARAAMAAARTWREEEHLTDGAGGALTAHYEIRYGDRLRLRTSTGVDLIRIGQRQYLREPGAAWVVRDLEQGGPIEGALGYTRGAQGARLGRRLPCGDATCQIVLWDAPDQTAAFAAWIGLADGRIHRLLMAAPAHYMALRAYDFGAALLIEPPRGGPR; this is translated from the coding sequence GTGCTGCTCGGGCTGCTCGTGCTCGGGGCCGCGGCGATGACCGCCTCTCCGGCCGCCGCCCACGCCGTGCTGGAGCGCGCGACCCCTGCCCCTGGCAGCCGGCTGGAGGCGCCGCCGCGTCAGCTCGTGCTGCGGTTCACAGAGCCGGTCGACGCCAGCTTCAGCGGCGCGGTCGTGCGTGACGCCGCGGGCGCCACGGTGTCCGGCCGAGCGGCGACGGGTGCCGACGGGCGCACGGTCGTCGTCCCGCTGCGGAGCCTTGGCACCGGGGTCTACACCGTTCGGTGGCGCGTGCTGTCTTTGGTCGATGGTCACCAGACCGCCGGGGCGTTCGTGTTCGCCGTGGGCCAGGAGGCACCCGGCGCGCTCGGGACCTCGGCACCGTCGGGGGCCGTCGCCACGCCTCCGGCGGTGCTGGTCGGGGCGCGGTGGACGGCCACCGCCGCGGCGATGGTGCTGTTCGGCGCGACGTGGGTGCGCGCGACGCTCGCGGCCCCCACGCTGCCAGCGCTCGCCGCGGCCGCCGCTGGCGCCGCCCTGGGGCGGCTGCGCCGGCTCACGATGGCCGCGGCCGGCACCCTCGTTGCGGCCACCGCGGTCGACGTGGTCGCGCAGGCCAGCCTGGCCTTCGACCAGCCCGCGCTGGCGGTCGTCGCACGCGGCGGGGTCGCCACGTTCCTGGTGTCCACGCGCCCGGGGCAGAGCGCGCTGTGGCGCGCTGCGCTGGCGCTGGTGCTCCTGGCGCCGCCCTCGCCGTCCGGGCGCATCCTGCAACTGACCGGACTACTCTGGCTCGTGCTGGTCGGGCTCATGACCACGGCGCTGGGCGGCCTGTCGGCGCTTGGGAGCGCGCACGGCACCCTCGTCGTGCTCACCTCGTCCGTCTACGGCATGCTCGGGGTGCTGGCGGCCTCGCTGCTGCCCCAGATCCGCGACGTGCGTGTCCCTGCGATGCGCCCCGTGCCGCTGGCGACCGCGGCGTTGCTGCTCCTGGGGTTCACCCTCTCGTCCCATGCGGCAGGCGCGGGCGTCGTGGCGGGCGTGGTGGACTGGGTGCACCTGGTCGCCGCCGCCACCTGGCTGGGCGGCCTGGCTGCGGTGGTGGTGGCCGTCGCGCCGGCCTCAGCCCCGGAGCGCGCAGCGCTTGCGGCGGTCCTCGTGCCGCGGGCGTCGCGTGTCGCGGCGGTGGCCCTGGGCGCGGTGGCGGTCACGGGCGCGTACGCGGCGGGGCTGCACGTGCCCGGGCTGCGCGCCCTGGTCGACACGCTGTACGGCCGCGGGCTGCTGGTGAAGGCGCTGCTGGTGGCCGCGGTGGCGGCGCTGGGGGCCGTGAATCGGTTCCGGCTGGTGCCGCAGGTGCTCGGCGCGGGCGTGGCGGAAGGTGCGCGACCTGCCGACCCCACAGCAGCAGGTCCGTTGGTCCTCCTCCAGCCTCCCGACCCGGCAGCGGCAACCCGGTCGCCCACCCCACGGTCCGCTGCAGCCGACGCCCCGCCCCACGCCACGGGCGCAGCCCTGGCGGGCCTGCTGCGGGTCGTGCGGCTCGAGCTGGCCGTCGCGGCGCTCGTGGTCGGCGTCGCCACGGTGATCGCGCTCGCGCCACCTGCCCGCACGGTGAGCGAGCAGCAGGCCGCGTCGGCGTCGGTGCAGCGGCCACTGGTGTTCGCCAGCCTGGTGGGCGGGCTGCGCGTGGGACTGGTGGTCGCCCCGGCCGGCGCCCCCGGCTGGTCCCGGTACGAGGTGACGGCGCGGTACGCGGACGGACGGCCGCTGGACCCCGACAGCCGGGTGCTGCTGCGCTTCGTCGAACTCGCCGAGGAGACCGAGGTGGTCGTGCCGACGTTGCGCGGTGCCGGGCCCGGGCGGGCCGTCGGGGAGGGGGCAGAGCTGGCCGTCGCGGGCTGGTGGGAGCTCGTCGTCACCGTGCGACGTCGGGGACAGCCCGACGTCGTGCTGGGGTTCCCGTTCGTCGCGGGCCCGCAGCGGCCGGCACCCGATCCGCAGGCGCAGCGCCTGCTGGAGCGCGCCCGAGCCGCGATGGCCGCCGCGCGTACGTGGCGGGAGGAAGAGCATCTGACCGACGGCGCAGGGGGCGCGCTGACCGCGCACTACGAGATTCGCTACGGCGACCGCCTGCGGCTGCGGACGTCGACCGGGGTGGACCTGATCCGCATCGGCCAGCGGCAGTACCTGCGCGAACCCGGGGCCGCCTGGGTCGTACGCGATCTCGAGCAGGGCGGGCCCATCGAGGGCGCCCTCGGCTACACCCGTGGGGCCCAGGGCGCACGGCTCGGGCGGCGGCTGCCCTGCGGCGACGCCACGTGCCAGATCGTCCTCTGGGATGCGCCGGATCAGACGGCGGCCTTCGCCGCGTGGATCGGCCTCGCTGACGGCCGTATCCACCGGCTGCTCATGGCCGCGCCGGCGCACTACATGGCGCTGCGCGCGTACGACTTCGGTGCTGCGCTCCTGATCGAGCCCCCGCGCGGGGGACCGCGCTGA
- a CDS encoding ABC transporter ATP-binding protein: protein MSVHLPEEEFAGVAYDGRLLRRLLRYVQPYRGAVAAAVVLLLLTSAAGLAGPYLVRVAIDAHIAPGRLAGLGWIVAAYVGALVAGFGLRYAQAYVMAWVGQRAMHDLRTEVFAHLQRLSVGFYTRQPVGRLVTRVTNDIDALNELITQGVVAVFGDLVTLVGIVAIMLYLDWRLALATLAVLPLIVAATLRFRVRAREAYRQVRLRLARINAFLNEHLMGMTVVQLFGREAREQARFDALNREHLAASLAALRSFAFFHPMVGALSAAAVAVIVAYGGVRALAGGVTVGLVVAFIQYAQRFFEPIEDLAEKYNILQAAMASSERIFRLLDEPVEVDDPPAPVVVPAVRGEIEFRRVWFAYEADDWVLRDVSFRVHPGERVALVGPTGAGKSSIINLLLRFYDPQRGQVLVDGVDVRAWRQQDLRRQLGLVAQDVFLFSGTIADNIRLGTAGITDDAVRRAAAFVNAAPFIERLPGGYQAVVHERGATLSVGQKQLLALARALAHNPQIVLVLDEATSSVDPETEHLVQEALRRVLQGRTAIVVAHRLSTVQDADRILVLHRGRIVEEGTHAALLARGGLYARLYQLQYREQEASVRRSDAAGAVGRGGGGGP, encoded by the coding sequence GTGAGCGTGCACCTCCCCGAGGAAGAGTTCGCCGGCGTCGCCTACGACGGCCGGTTGCTGCGCCGCCTGCTGCGCTACGTGCAGCCGTATCGCGGCGCGGTGGCGGCTGCCGTCGTGCTCCTGCTGCTCACCTCGGCCGCGGGCCTGGCGGGGCCCTACCTGGTGCGGGTGGCCATCGACGCCCACATCGCCCCGGGCCGGCTGGCCGGGTTGGGCTGGATCGTCGCGGCGTACGTGGGCGCGCTGGTGGCGGGGTTTGGGCTGCGGTACGCGCAGGCGTACGTCATGGCCTGGGTGGGGCAGCGCGCGATGCACGACCTGCGCACCGAGGTGTTCGCGCACCTGCAGCGGCTGTCGGTGGGCTTCTACACCCGCCAGCCGGTCGGCCGGCTGGTCACCCGCGTCACCAACGACATCGACGCGCTGAACGAGCTGATCACGCAGGGCGTGGTGGCGGTCTTCGGCGACCTGGTCACGCTGGTCGGGATCGTGGCCATCATGCTCTACCTCGACTGGCGCCTGGCGCTGGCGACGCTGGCGGTCCTGCCCCTCATCGTGGCCGCCACCCTGCGGTTCCGCGTCCGCGCCCGGGAGGCGTACCGGCAGGTGCGCCTGCGCCTGGCCCGCATCAACGCCTTCCTCAACGAGCACCTGATGGGCATGACGGTCGTGCAGCTGTTCGGCCGCGAGGCGCGCGAACAGGCGCGCTTCGATGCGCTCAACCGGGAGCACCTCGCGGCCAGCCTGGCGGCCCTGCGGTCGTTTGCGTTCTTCCACCCCATGGTCGGCGCGCTGTCGGCGGCGGCCGTGGCGGTGATCGTGGCGTACGGCGGCGTGCGCGCGCTGGCCGGCGGCGTGACGGTGGGGCTCGTGGTGGCGTTCATCCAGTACGCGCAGCGCTTCTTCGAGCCCATCGAGGACCTGGCCGAGAAGTACAACATCCTGCAGGCCGCCATGGCGTCGTCGGAGCGCATCTTCCGGTTGCTGGACGAACCCGTGGAGGTGGACGACCCCCCGGCGCCGGTCGTCGTGCCGGCCGTGCGGGGCGAGATCGAGTTCCGCCGCGTGTGGTTCGCCTACGAGGCCGACGACTGGGTGCTGCGCGACGTCTCGTTCCGGGTGCACCCGGGCGAGCGCGTGGCGCTGGTGGGGCCCACCGGCGCCGGCAAGTCGTCCATCATCAACCTGCTGCTGCGCTTCTACGACCCCCAGCGCGGGCAGGTGCTGGTGGACGGGGTCGACGTGCGCGCGTGGCGCCAGCAGGACCTGCGGCGGCAGCTGGGCCTGGTGGCCCAGGACGTCTTCCTGTTCTCGGGGACGATCGCCGACAACATCCGGCTGGGCACAGCGGGCATCACCGACGATGCGGTGCGCCGCGCGGCCGCGTTCGTGAACGCCGCGCCGTTCATCGAGCGGCTGCCCGGCGGCTACCAGGCCGTGGTGCACGAGCGCGGCGCGACGCTGTCGGTGGGGCAGAAGCAGCTGCTGGCGCTGGCCCGCGCCCTGGCCCACAACCCCCAGATCGTGCTCGTCCTCGACGAGGCCACCAGCAGCGTGGACCCCGAGACCGAGCACCTGGTCCAGGAGGCGCTGCGCCGGGTGCTGCAGGGCCGGACCGCGATCGTCGTCGCCCACCGGCTGTCCACCGTCCAGGACGCCGACCGGATCCTGGTGCTCCACCGGGGCCGGATCGTGGAGGAGGGGACGCACGCCGCGCTGCTGGCACGCGGCGGGCTGTACGCGCGCCTGTACCAGTTGCAGTATCGTGAGCAGGAGGCCAGCGTGCGCCGGTCGGATGCGGCCGGCGCTGTCGGACGAGGAGGGGGAGGAGGACCATGA
- a CDS encoding ABC transporter ATP-binding protein, whose translation MDSSVRRLRALLLRHRRAYLTGFALSLVSIGFSLANPWVLRLAVDGIRTGAAPHQLAMLALAYLGVAVAGGAVRFFWRLRLLGAARTIEYELRNAYFAHLQRLPVGFFQHARTGDLMARATNDLTAVGRLVGVGVMYGFHTVVMFAAAGVFMVAIDAPLALLVLAVLPLVSVVFLVLGRRVHHHSEQLQAQFSTLSALAQENFSGIRVVKAFAQEQAQLQTFAAAGREYVARALRLARTSGAVWPAMTLILGLAAALVLWQGGVAVVAGRITLGQMVQFFGYLMMLSWPMIALGWVANIAQQGLASMRRIDEILSLRPAIASPPAARVPPVRRGAVEFRGVTFAYDGRAPVLRDVSLVIPAGATVAIVGPTGAGKSTLVSLIPRLWDVTAGAVLVDGLDVRAWDLQALRRQIGFVPQEPFLFSDTLEENLAFGLGDDAPERDGAGTGAAPDGGVVASGTVPARRTVSASDGARSGRGAPGHDGLAAGAAGSDGMHTDGARVRQAAAVAGLAGEIAGFPHGYATPVGERGVTLSGGQKQRATLARALARDPTILILDDALSSVDAATEEQILRGLRAVAAGRTTVIVSHRISTVRHADLIVVLDGGAIVEQGTHEHLLARGGLYADLYQRQLLREALDAEDGAADGDLAAATGPASAAAPAAADDAPPDAASSDRGQT comes from the coding sequence GCCACCGGCGCGCGTACCTCACCGGCTTCGCCCTCAGCCTGGTCAGCATCGGGTTCTCGCTGGCCAACCCCTGGGTGCTGCGCCTGGCGGTGGACGGCATTCGGACCGGCGCCGCACCCCACCAGCTCGCCATGCTGGCGCTGGCCTACCTGGGCGTGGCCGTCGCCGGCGGCGCGGTGCGGTTCTTCTGGCGTCTGCGGTTGCTGGGCGCGGCGCGGACCATCGAGTACGAGCTCCGCAACGCCTACTTCGCCCACCTGCAGCGGCTGCCGGTAGGCTTCTTCCAGCACGCGCGCACGGGCGACCTGATGGCCCGGGCGACCAACGACCTCACCGCGGTGGGGCGGCTGGTCGGCGTCGGGGTCATGTACGGGTTCCATACCGTGGTGATGTTCGCCGCGGCGGGGGTGTTCATGGTCGCCATCGACGCGCCCCTGGCACTCCTGGTGCTGGCGGTGCTCCCCCTGGTCAGCGTGGTCTTCCTGGTGCTGGGCCGGCGGGTGCACCACCACTCGGAGCAGCTGCAGGCGCAGTTCTCGACGCTCTCGGCGCTGGCGCAGGAGAACTTCTCGGGCATCCGCGTCGTCAAGGCGTTCGCCCAGGAGCAGGCGCAGCTGCAGACCTTCGCGGCCGCGGGCCGCGAGTACGTCGCGCGCGCCCTGCGCCTGGCCCGCACCTCGGGGGCGGTGTGGCCCGCCATGACCCTCATCCTCGGCCTGGCCGCGGCGCTGGTGCTCTGGCAGGGCGGCGTGGCGGTGGTGGCGGGCCGCATCACGCTGGGGCAGATGGTGCAGTTCTTCGGCTACCTGATGATGCTGTCGTGGCCCATGATCGCCCTGGGGTGGGTGGCCAACATCGCCCAGCAGGGGCTGGCGTCGATGCGCCGCATCGACGAGATCCTGAGCCTGCGTCCGGCCATCGCCTCGCCGCCGGCGGCACGGGTGCCGCCGGTGCGACGGGGTGCGGTCGAGTTCCGCGGGGTGACGTTCGCCTACGACGGCCGTGCGCCGGTCCTGCGGGACGTCTCGCTGGTGATTCCTGCCGGCGCCACGGTGGCCATCGTGGGGCCCACCGGCGCCGGCAAGAGCACCCTGGTGTCGCTGATCCCGCGGTTGTGGGACGTCACGGCCGGCGCGGTGCTAGTGGACGGCCTCGACGTGCGGGCCTGGGACCTCCAGGCGCTGCGCCGGCAGATCGGGTTCGTGCCCCAGGAGCCCTTCCTGTTCTCCGACACGCTGGAGGAGAACCTGGCCTTCGGCCTGGGCGACGACGCGCCCGAGCGCGACGGGGCTGGGACGGGCGCAGCGCCCGATGGCGGTGTGGTGGCCAGCGGCACGGTGCCGGCCCGCCGCACCGTGTCAGCCAGCGACGGGGCACGCAGCGGCCGCGGCGCGCCAGGCCACGACGGGTTGGCCGCAGGCGCTGCAGGGTCGGATGGGATGCACACCGACGGCGCGCGGGTGCGGCAGGCTGCGGCGGTCGCCGGTCTCGCGGGAGAGATCGCCGGGTTTCCCCACGGGTACGCCACTCCCGTGGGCGAGCGCGGCGTGACGCTCTCGGGCGGACAGAAGCAGCGCGCCACGCTGGCGCGCGCGCTGGCCCGCGACCCCACCATCCTCATCCTCGACGATGCGCTCTCGAGCGTGGACGCCGCCACGGAGGAGCAGATCCTCCGCGGCCTGCGCGCCGTCGCCGCGGGCCGGACCACGGTGATCGTCTCCCACCGGATCTCTACGGTGCGGCACGCGGATCTGATCGTCGTGCTCGACGGCGGCGCGATCGTCGAGCAGGGCACCCACGAGCACCTGCTGGCGCGCGGCGGCCTGTATGCCGATCTGTACCAGCGCCAGCTGTTGCGCGAGGCGCTGGACGCCGAGGACGGGGCCGCGGACGGCGACCTCGCGGCGGCAACGGGTCCCGCGTCGGCGGCTGCCCCCGCGGCCGCAGATGACGCCCCGCCGGACGCCGCCTCGTCCGATCGGGGGCAGACGTGA